A stretch of the Agelaius phoeniceus isolate bAgePho1 chromosome 1, bAgePho1.hap1, whole genome shotgun sequence genome encodes the following:
- the MRPL15 gene encoding large ribosomal subunit protein uL15m, producing MSGSGANRGLELLRSLPRVSLANLRPNPGSKKRERRRGRGRYGGRKCGRGHKGERQRGNRPRLGFEGGQTPFYLAIPKYGFNEGHSLRRQYQPLSLQRLQYLIDLGRVDPTQPIDLTQLTNARGVTVQPLKRDYGVQLVEEGADIFAAKVNIEVQRASELAIAAIEKNGGVVTTSFYDPRSLEILIKPVVFFLRGKPIPKRMLPPEDLVRYYTDPRNRGYLADPSKVAEARLELAKKYGYVLPDITKDELFKMLSARKDPRQIFFGLAPGWIVNLADKKILKPTDENLLKYYSS from the exons ATGAGCGGGAGCGGTGCGAACcggggcctggagctgctgcgcTCGCTGCCCAGGGTCAGCCTGGCCAACTTACGGCCCAACCCCGGCTCCAAAAAGCGG GAGAGACGACGTGGCCGTGGAAGGTATGGGGGTCGGAAGTGTGGCCGAGGGCACaaaggagaaaggcaaagagGGAATCGGCCCCGATTGGGCTTTGAGGGTGGCCAGACTCCATTTTACTTGGCCATACCAAAATATGGATTTAATGAGGGACATAG CCTCAGACGTCAGTACCAACCTCTGAGTCTTCAGAGGCTGCAGTACCTGATTGACTTGGGCAGAGTTGACCCCACGCAGCCAATTGACTTAACCCAGCTCACTAACGCCAGAGGTGTGACAGTGCAGCCTCTCAAGAGGGATTACGGTGTCCAGCTGGTGGAGGAG GGTGCTGATATTTTTGCAGCAAAAGTAAATATTGAAGTGCAGAGAGCATCTGAATTAGCAATTGCAGCCATAGAAAAAAATGGAGGCGTAGTAACAACATCGTTTTATGACCCAAGGAGCTTGG AAATTTTAATCAAGCCAGTGGTATTTTTCCTGCGTGGCAAACCTATCCCAAAGCGAATGCTCCCACCTGAAGACCTTGTCCGTTACTACACAGATCCCAGGAATCGGGGCTACCTGGCAGATCCATCCAAGGTTGCAGAAGCCAGGCTGGAACTTGCCAAGAAATATGGCTATGTCTTACCAGACATAACTAAGGATGAACTCTTTAAGATGTTAAGTGCACGCAAGGATCCTAGACAGATATTTTTTGGTCTTGCTCCAGGATGGATCGTAAACCTGGCAGACAAGAAAATTCTGAAACCAACTGATGAGAATCTGTTGAAATACTACAGCTCATGA